A single window of Leptospira semungkisensis DNA harbors:
- a CDS encoding DedA family protein produces the protein METIKFVLDFFLHLEQHLDALILAYGTWIYLILFLIIFCETGLVVTPILPGDSLLFALGAFAARGSLDLGTILILLVIAAILGDTVNYSIGNLAGDKILSKEKIPFLNKQHLEKAHRFYEQYGGKTIIIARFIPIIRTFAPFVAGIGKMTYGKFILYNIVGGVLWILVFTLGGYKFGNLEFVQRNFKIVILAIIIISVMPAIIEFIRESRKAKRSQS, from the coding sequence TTGGAAACCATCAAATTCGTTTTGGACTTTTTTCTGCATTTAGAGCAGCATCTGGATGCTTTGATCCTGGCTTACGGGACTTGGATCTATCTTATTCTATTTCTGATCATCTTTTGCGAAACCGGTTTGGTAGTAACTCCTATCCTTCCTGGGGATAGTCTTCTATTCGCTTTGGGAGCCTTTGCAGCAAGGGGAAGCCTGGATCTTGGAACTATTCTGATCCTACTCGTTATCGCAGCTATTCTGGGAGACACAGTAAATTACTCCATAGGGAATCTGGCAGGAGATAAGATCCTCTCTAAAGAAAAGATTCCTTTTCTGAATAAGCAGCACTTAGAAAAGGCTCACAGATTCTACGAGCAATACGGCGGAAAGACAATCATCATCGCCAGATTCATACCGATCATTCGTACCTTTGCTCCCTTTGTGGCCGGAATAGGAAAGATGACGTACGGTAAATTCATTCTTTATAATATTGTTGGCGGGGTTCTCTGGATCTTAGTATTCACTCTTGGAGGATACAAGTTCGGAAATCTTGAGTTCGTTCAAAGAAACTTCAAGATAGTGATCCTTGCTATTATCATTATCTCGGTAATGCCTGCGATCATAGAATTTATTAGAGAATCTAGAAAGGCAAAACGCTCTCAGAGTTAA
- a CDS encoding polyhydroxyalkanoate synthesis regulator DNA-binding domain-containing protein, whose protein sequence is MKVLKRYANRRLYDPETSKTITLEDVAEMIISGEEIKVIDNMSGQDITPKILGQTFLKVSLGQRNEEFSNYMLSALIRETGKNISALFGRLVLGGIGLAYLTKEKMDRILQSMVALGELRLEEVKSYREDLLTHLAQRASENSEQIQEDLKKVGRELEEGGEKELAVEDLSEKIRRIAERVKETESL, encoded by the coding sequence ATGAAGGTTCTAAAAAGATACGCAAATAGAAGGTTGTACGACCCCGAAACCAGTAAGACCATCACTTTGGAAGACGTGGCAGAGATGATCATCTCTGGCGAAGAGATCAAAGTGATCGATAATATGAGCGGGCAGGACATCACTCCTAAGATCTTGGGACAGACCTTTCTCAAAGTCAGCCTCGGCCAAAGAAACGAAGAATTTTCCAATTACATGCTTTCTGCTCTGATCCGAGAGACTGGAAAGAATATCAGCGCCTTGTTCGGACGATTGGTCCTAGGCGGTATCGGACTCGCATATCTTACCAAAGAGAAAATGGACAGGATCCTCCAAAGCATGGTAGCGCTGGGGGAACTTAGACTTGAAGAAGTGAAAAGCTATCGAGAGGACTTGTTGACCCATCTCGCCCAAAGAGCCAGTGAAAACAGCGAACAAATACAGGAAGACCTGAAAAAAGTCGGAAGGGAGCTGGAAGAAGGGGGAGAAAAGGAATTGGCGGTCGAGGATCTCTCGGAGAAAATTCGCAGGATCGCCGAAAGGGTCAAGGAAACCGAGTCCTTATAA
- a CDS encoding YciI family protein: MKFFLIEIEYIVPIEKLDEVTPAHREFLQVQYDKGILLISGPKVPRVGGMIIAKSSSQEELQDLMKDDPFLKQNCAKYTYKEFAPVKYQPFLKDWLGI, translated from the coding sequence ATGAAATTTTTCCTGATTGAAATCGAATATATTGTACCGATCGAAAAGCTGGACGAGGTCACTCCTGCTCACAGAGAATTCCTACAAGTTCAATATGATAAGGGAATATTACTAATATCCGGCCCGAAGGTTCCAAGAGTCGGAGGAATGATTATCGCCAAATCTTCTTCTCAAGAGGAACTACAAGACCTGATGAAGGATGATCCTTTCTTAAAGCAAAACTGCGCGAAGTATACGTACAAGGAATTTGCCCCGGTCAAGTATCAGCCTTTTCTTAAGGATTGGTTAGGGATCTAA
- a CDS encoding prohibitin family protein — protein sequence MNRFHFFSHKFGLLAVLVLGLIAGTGCYTNIRPGEAGLRYHPLTSGLQRDLLTNALYFYAPWNDIILYPTQWTSYKEKVDVLTRDDLTINVVAAVILRPVPSEIYNLQIEIGPDYYEKVVRPQFRTSVRNALSAYSMIRISKETPKVSSDIRLALGDKLRGKHIEIDDVIIDDIEYSRPILTAIEGKLTKEQEQEQMKFEINIAKKDAEITVIHAEAKAKSTAIEAEGNAQAIVIEAQAKAKAQKLIAAQLTKQYLQLKAFENPNTKLLLVPTGKDALPMIFNMPDSGRIPTAPVDASPQP from the coding sequence ATGAACAGGTTTCACTTCTTTTCCCACAAATTCGGCTTACTTGCAGTCCTTGTCCTAGGCCTGATTGCAGGCACAGGCTGCTATACAAATATCCGTCCAGGAGAGGCGGGACTCAGATACCATCCTCTTACCAGCGGTTTGCAGAGAGATTTACTGACTAACGCTCTCTACTTCTATGCGCCTTGGAATGATATCATTCTGTATCCTACTCAATGGACTTCTTATAAGGAGAAAGTAGACGTTCTTACAAGGGACGATTTGACCATCAATGTGGTTGCAGCAGTCATTCTCAGACCGGTTCCAAGTGAGATCTATAATCTTCAGATAGAGATCGGTCCTGATTATTATGAAAAGGTGGTCCGTCCTCAGTTTAGAACCTCGGTGCGTAACGCGTTATCCGCTTATAGCATGATCCGCATCTCCAAAGAAACTCCGAAAGTTTCCTCCGATATCAGACTGGCTCTAGGTGATAAGCTTAGAGGAAAGCATATCGAAATCGACGATGTGATCATTGACGATATCGAATATAGTCGTCCGATCCTAACTGCGATTGAAGGAAAGCTCACAAAAGAGCAAGAGCAAGAGCAGATGAAATTCGAGATCAATATCGCTAAGAAAGATGCTGAGATCACAGTGATCCATGCAGAAGCAAAAGCAAAATCCACTGCAATCGAGGCGGAAGGTAATGCTCAGGCAATCGTGATCGAAGCTCAAGCAAAGGCAAAAGCGCAGAAACTCATTGCGGCCCAGTTAACCAAGCAGTATCTACAGCTAAAGGCATTCGAAAATCCGAATACCAAGCTATTACTCGTTCCTACAGGCAAAGATGCATTACCAATGATCTTCAATATGCCTGACTCTGGAAGAATTCCTACTGCTCCGGTGGATGCGAGCCCACAACCTTAG
- a CDS encoding TrkH family potassium uptake protein, producing the protein MGQFKFLKRNVNRIARSFLLLSVARILCLGFAGAILLGSFMIYASEAGRVSYADSFYLASSAICVTGLTTIPVSELAFSSQVIMLFLFQIGGLGIITFAVLVGILVVRGLSRSTRIAAFFFEAIDSHESDDGKNKKAPYVRRILLSILNISLSIELLGACLLYITMPDDLSDLPGEPNRLFLSLFTAVSAFNNAGFSIVDDLSFLSRDPLALLVVESLVVMGGIGFPVILFFEKTLLEAFRNVMNRVEVAMETYLMSRALEEGKEPSWIYLLLIRMSFWAEERLALYRQALRGESSRIQMKLLLYGSLILVHVGGIGILFTEWDNPETIGKFSFIDKLFNSFFLSVSSRTAGFNTFDLSEIRSPTYVLLCSLMFVGGGPQGAAGGIKITTFVILLMYLRNVINPQARVSIMGEDVSKNSVAISTRIYFLATISIVFFMLVITLANGHRHGIEDIFFEVMSAFGTVGLSKGLTPYITGVEKFLYPCIMYVGRVGVFTLLIAFTGHSGLGTLGAQDDGVKIQVG; encoded by the coding sequence ATGGGCCAATTCAAATTTCTAAAACGCAACGTTAATAGGATCGCTCGCTCCTTCTTATTGCTTTCGGTGGCCCGGATCCTTTGTCTCGGCTTTGCAGGCGCCATTCTTTTAGGCTCTTTCATGATCTACGCTTCCGAGGCGGGAAGGGTTTCTTATGCGGATTCTTTTTATCTGGCGTCTTCTGCCATCTGCGTTACCGGACTTACCACGATCCCTGTAAGCGAACTGGCGTTTTCTTCTCAAGTGATCATGCTCTTTTTGTTCCAGATCGGAGGCTTGGGGATTATTACCTTTGCGGTGCTCGTCGGAATCCTAGTGGTTCGTGGCCTTTCAAGAAGTACTCGCATTGCAGCCTTCTTCTTTGAGGCGATAGACTCTCACGAATCCGATGATGGAAAGAATAAAAAGGCTCCGTATGTTCGTAGGATCTTATTATCAATTTTGAATATTTCACTTTCCATCGAATTGTTAGGAGCCTGCCTGCTCTATATAACGATGCCCGATGATCTTAGCGATTTGCCTGGGGAGCCGAATCGTCTTTTCTTAAGTTTATTCACTGCAGTTTCTGCATTCAATAACGCGGGCTTTTCGATCGTAGACGATCTTTCCTTCTTATCCAGGGATCCATTGGCTCTACTAGTTGTGGAAAGTTTAGTAGTCATGGGCGGGATCGGATTCCCAGTTATCTTATTCTTTGAAAAGACACTTCTCGAAGCATTTCGCAATGTAATGAATCGAGTAGAAGTTGCTATGGAAACTTATCTCATGTCCAGAGCCTTGGAAGAAGGAAAGGAACCTTCTTGGATCTATCTTCTTCTCATTCGAATGTCATTCTGGGCCGAAGAAAGATTGGCATTGTATCGCCAGGCATTGAGAGGTGAGTCCAGCAGGATTCAGATGAAACTTCTACTTTATGGAAGTTTAATATTGGTCCATGTAGGTGGGATCGGTATCCTATTTACGGAATGGGATAACCCGGAGACCATAGGTAAGTTCTCTTTTATAGATAAATTGTTTAATTCTTTCTTCCTTTCCGTATCTTCTAGAACAGCAGGCTTCAATACATTCGATCTTTCCGAGATTAGGAGTCCTACTTATGTATTGCTATGTTCACTGATGTTTGTAGGAGGAGGACCTCAGGGAGCGGCAGGAGGAATTAAGATCACCACCTTTGTAATTCTACTCATGTATTTAAGAAATGTGATCAACCCGCAAGCCAGAGTGAGCATCATGGGAGAAGATGTCTCCAAAAACTCTGTCGCAATCTCTACGAGGATCTATTTCTTAGCAACCATCTCTATCGTGTTCTTTATGTTGGTCATTACATTGGCCAATGGTCACAGGCATGGAATAGAGGATATTTTCTTTGAGGTCATGTCCGCATTCGGAACAGTAGGACTTTCAAAAGGATTGACTCCTTATATCACCGGTGTGGAAAAATTCCTATACCCATGCATCATGTATGTGGGCCGAGTCGGAGTATTTACTCTCTTGATCGCATTTACGGGACATTCCGGACTTGGAACCTTAGGCGCACAAGACGACGGGGTCAAGATCCAAGTCGGTTAA
- a CDS encoding decaprenyl-phosphate phosphoribosyltransferase, translating into MLFSYIKLLRPHQWVKNIILFAGIIFGKKLGDIESVERAIYAFFLFSLTASCQYVVNDFMDRKEDALHPEKKHRPLASGAISPTIALFFTAILLSFTLIFSFKLQPEFFYWVTGYLIFNVVYSRFLKHMVILDVMSISFGFVVRAIAGSIVVGVSFSSWLLLCTFMLALYWGFGKRRGELIILEEGAKGHRKILEEYSVNFLDLMMGIVATMTLVTYVMYVTSPHTIENLGTDKMVYTIPIVVYAIFRSLYIIYIKNMGHNPTKAILTDWGVLMAGFLWLLLVVWIMYSGSGQSLPFHL; encoded by the coding sequence ATGCTATTTTCTTACATAAAGCTTTTAAGACCGCATCAGTGGGTTAAGAATATAATCCTTTTTGCGGGAATCATTTTCGGTAAAAAGCTAGGCGATATAGAATCTGTAGAGAGAGCAATTTATGCCTTCTTCTTGTTCTCCTTAACTGCGAGCTGCCAATATGTAGTGAATGATTTTATGGATCGCAAAGAAGACGCTTTGCATCCTGAAAAAAAGCATAGACCTCTTGCTTCCGGCGCGATCTCACCTACGATTGCTCTCTTCTTCACTGCGATCCTTCTTTCCTTTACTCTTATTTTTTCGTTCAAGTTGCAGCCTGAATTCTTCTACTGGGTAACCGGATATCTGATCTTTAATGTAGTATATAGCAGATTCTTAAAGCACATGGTTATCTTGGACGTGATGAGCATTTCTTTCGGTTTCGTAGTGAGAGCCATTGCAGGTTCCATCGTAGTAGGAGTTAGTTTCTCATCCTGGCTTCTTCTCTGTACTTTCATGTTAGCTTTGTATTGGGGCTTTGGAAAGAGAAGGGGAGAGCTCATCATCTTGGAAGAAGGAGCCAAAGGTCATCGCAAGATCTTAGAAGAATACTCGGTGAATTTCTTAGATCTTATGATGGGAATTGTAGCAACCATGACTCTAGTTACTTACGTTATGTATGTGACTAGTCCGCATACGATAGAAAATTTGGGAACGGATAAAATGGTGTATACCATTCCTATCGTAGTCTATGCGATCTTTAGATCTCTCTATATTATTTATATCAAGAACATGGGGCACAATCCTACAAAAGCGATCCTCACTGATTGGGGTGTCCTTATGGCGGGATTTCTGTGGCTTTTACTTGTAGTTTGGATCATGTACTCAGGTTCCGGACAAAGTCTTCCTTTTCACCTATAA
- a CDS encoding TlpA family protein disulfide reductase — protein sequence MNQKVKSALQYGGAFTLLLAATFFLAWFRALDTEPVLSLDGKEFRTPVGEKASIKGKTTVVYFWATWCGVCNTNLPLVKWYASTLKEQSRFAFISVEEGDSEVALKNYLEKQNIDFPVIVGNPMLLRDWGIRGYPSFYILDGEGRVRFAESGIMSPFGMFLRLLWTRIFWT from the coding sequence ATGAATCAGAAGGTGAAATCGGCATTACAATATGGAGGAGCATTTACTCTTTTATTAGCCGCTACTTTTTTCTTGGCCTGGTTTAGAGCCTTAGACACAGAACCTGTATTGAGTCTGGATGGAAAAGAGTTCAGAACTCCTGTGGGAGAGAAGGCTAGCATCAAGGGCAAAACAACTGTCGTTTATTTTTGGGCGACTTGGTGCGGAGTCTGCAATACGAATCTTCCTTTAGTGAAATGGTATGCTTCTACTTTAAAAGAACAAAGCCGTTTTGCATTTATCAGTGTAGAAGAAGGGGACAGCGAAGTAGCTCTCAAGAATTATCTGGAAAAGCAAAACATAGATTTTCCAGTGATCGTAGGCAATCCTATGTTGCTTAGGGATTGGGGAATCAGAGGCTATCCTAGCTTTTACATTTTGGACGGCGAAGGAAGGGTCCGTTTTGCGGAATCCGGAATTATGAGCCCTTTCGGGATGTTTTTACGACTTCTCTGGACAAGAATTTTCTGGACTTGA
- a CDS encoding metal-dependent hydrolase: MSVQTETKKRNLKSIDANSPTVRKMNFEGLENLPDHYIANNAYLTHNVNAYHVLFPEGERFFIKSVKAFADQVKDPGLANRVKAFIGQEVQHGKEHEKILEVLKGQNRPINFMVKAYQWTAFSFFLPLFEFIFGKKLKLAVTAGLEHYTASMAEISIRHQLHEHAYGDMRNLLLWHACEEIEHKSVAYDVLQTVSKSYFLRILGFIIASFMFWGYSISFQHWFLLADKKVGIRKYFQDLNASRDFGRKLYPRLVKLSLLYFKKDFHPDQTGGYELANEALITI; encoded by the coding sequence ATGAGTGTTCAAACAGAGACAAAGAAGAGAAATCTGAAATCCATTGACGCGAATTCTCCTACTGTTCGAAAAATGAATTTCGAAGGTTTGGAAAATTTGCCGGACCATTATATTGCGAATAATGCATATTTGACTCACAACGTGAATGCGTATCACGTTCTCTTTCCGGAAGGGGAGAGATTCTTTATCAAGAGTGTGAAGGCTTTTGCGGATCAAGTAAAAGATCCGGGCCTAGCCAATCGAGTGAAGGCATTCATTGGCCAGGAAGTTCAACACGGCAAAGAGCACGAAAAGATTCTAGAAGTACTAAAAGGTCAGAATAGGCCCATCAATTTCATGGTGAAGGCGTATCAATGGACCGCTTTTAGTTTCTTTCTCCCTCTTTTTGAATTCATTTTTGGTAAGAAGTTGAAGCTTGCTGTGACTGCTGGCTTGGAACATTATACTGCAAGCATGGCTGAGATCTCTATTCGCCATCAATTGCACGAGCATGCTTACGGAGACATGAGAAACCTTCTTCTTTGGCATGCTTGCGAAGAGATAGAGCATAAGTCAGTAGCTTATGATGTTCTTCAGACGGTTTCCAAGAGTTATTTCTTGAGAATACTAGGATTCATCATCGCATCCTTTATGTTTTGGGGATATTCGATTTCGTTTCAGCATTGGTTCTTACTTGCGGACAAGAAGGTGGGAATTCGTAAATATTTCCAAGACCTCAACGCCTCTAGGGATTTCGGAAGAAAACTATATCCTAGGCTTGTAAAACTTTCTCTTCTGTATTTTAAGAAGGATTTTCATCCGGACCAAACAGGCGGTTATGAGCTTGCAAACGAAGCTCTTATAACTATTTAG
- a CDS encoding DsbA family oxidoreductase, whose translation METTVSIYSDVVCPWCYIGKKRLEQAIEAWKANHPEDKIQVSWKPFQLNPDLPDEGEDRELHMVKKFGSLDRVKMMTQRVTDIAKEDGLQFSNILQGHQPNTFLLHALIRKARNYNKEAELAEIFFSKFFSESKNLSDDSVIKEGLAQVGMPEIELENVRNDAKLLSEIANEENEGKIMGVTGVPFYIFNDKYAVSGAQGPELFLQVFERLESEAGA comes from the coding sequence TTGGAAACAACAGTATCGATTTATTCCGACGTAGTTTGTCCTTGGTGTTATATAGGTAAGAAAAGATTGGAACAGGCCATTGAAGCCTGGAAGGCCAACCATCCTGAGGACAAGATCCAGGTCAGTTGGAAGCCGTTTCAATTGAACCCTGACCTTCCTGATGAAGGAGAGGACAGAGAATTACACATGGTCAAAAAATTCGGTTCCTTGGACCGAGTGAAGATGATGACCCAAAGAGTAACCGACATCGCTAAGGAAGACGGATTACAATTCTCTAATATATTACAAGGCCATCAACCGAATACGTTTTTATTACACGCACTTATACGCAAGGCTAGAAATTATAATAAGGAAGCCGAACTCGCTGAAATCTTTTTTAGCAAATTCTTCTCCGAATCCAAAAACCTATCCGACGACTCTGTCATTAAGGAAGGATTGGCTCAGGTAGGAATGCCGGAGATAGAACTCGAAAACGTCCGAAACGATGCTAAACTCCTCTCCGAGATCGCAAACGAAGAGAATGAAGGAAAGATCATGGGTGTGACTGGAGTTCCTTTTTATATTTTCAATGATAAGTATGCGGTTTCCGGAGCTCAGGGGCCGGAACTGTTCCTACAAGTATTTGAAAGATTGGAATCAGAGGCTGGGGCTTAA
- a CDS encoding DEAD/DEAH box helicase: MKEPNYNPEQKEIIEDTSRFLQVIAAAGSGKTSTLVGVVKKELERKTLGEEILVLSFTRKAAGEIRERIHKQTGIETIRVHTFHSFCLRALTTWHPDFKENRPSILMPSEKNAFFREWFRRESDSIGGIPFELLSGDLSLPKDFSQSWKIPLLEDYKEYKSREHKLDLDDLVTLFLDSLESSEPWTEIPKSILKRILVDEFQDTDSEQLRFLKLLSDRSRITVVGDDSQSIYSFRSSDPSIFLNFPDLFSPCSRKFLSTNYRSLPKIVEVSSIPIEKNENRIPKTVLAHRKGSSKIGRLKMDKISDLFSSLGEFYKQSRGDIRILCRSNHRIREYLRAGIPSELLLTIHASKGLEFHTVFVDLSDGWNLRKDSPISVWEEERRVLYVALSRAKDNLVILGKKSLSKRETAEDTFFSYFKKEVPILK, translated from the coding sequence ATGAAAGAGCCGAATTATAACCCAGAGCAAAAAGAAATCATAGAAGATACATCAAGATTTCTGCAAGTGATCGCAGCGGCAGGTTCCGGAAAAACGAGCACATTAGTTGGAGTAGTTAAGAAGGAATTAGAAAGAAAAACTTTAGGCGAAGAGATACTCGTCTTAAGTTTTACCCGAAAAGCCGCAGGAGAGATCCGAGAAAGGATCCATAAGCAAACCGGGATCGAAACAATTAGAGTTCATACCTTCCATTCCTTTTGTTTAAGAGCGCTAACTACTTGGCATCCCGACTTCAAAGAGAACCGACCCTCTATCTTAATGCCTTCGGAAAAGAATGCATTCTTTCGAGAATGGTTCCGAAGAGAGTCCGATAGCATAGGAGGAATCCCGTTCGAATTATTGAGTGGAGATCTCTCACTACCCAAAGATTTTTCTCAATCTTGGAAAATTCCTCTATTAGAAGATTATAAAGAATATAAATCAAGAGAGCATAAACTGGATCTAGATGATCTGGTTACATTGTTCTTAGATTCGTTAGAAAGCTCGGAACCTTGGACTGAAATCCCAAAATCTATTCTAAAGCGCATCCTAGTAGACGAGTTTCAAGATACAGACTCGGAACAATTGCGCTTCTTAAAGCTCTTATCCGATCGCTCGAGAATAACCGTGGTTGGAGACGATAGCCAAAGCATCTACTCATTCAGATCTAGCGACCCCAGCATCTTTTTGAATTTTCCGGATCTATTCTCTCCCTGTTCTCGAAAATTTCTGAGCACCAACTATAGATCCTTGCCTAAGATCGTAGAGGTTTCTTCTATCCCGATTGAAAAGAACGAGAATCGAATACCTAAGACAGTCCTCGCTCACAGAAAAGGAAGTTCGAAAATTGGAAGACTGAAAATGGATAAGATCAGTGATCTGTTTTCTTCCTTAGGAGAATTTTATAAGCAAAGCCGAGGAGACATTCGCATACTATGCAGATCCAATCATAGGATCCGTGAATATTTAAGAGCTGGAATTCCTTCCGAACTATTGCTTACGATCCATGCTTCTAAGGGTTTGGAATTCCATACGGTATTTGTGGACCTTTCCGATGGATGGAATCTCCGAAAGGATTCGCCGATCTCTGTTTGGGAAGAAGAGAGAAGGGTCTTGTACGTAGCATTGTCCAGAGCCAAGGATAATCTTGTGATCTTAGGCAAGAAGAGTCTCTCCAAACGAGAAACTGCCGAAGATACATTCTTCTCTTACTTTAAGAAAGAAGTCCCTATTTTGAAATAG
- a CDS encoding metal-dependent hydrolase, with translation MPVQTQKKERKIKPIDGNSPTVRKMDFEGLDQLSDYYVAGNSFITHTVNAYHVIFPEGERFFIKSVKAFADQVTDPDLQSRIKGFIGQEVQHGKEHEKALEMLEKQGRPVSRILKFYAKTAYGFFWPVLEFIFGKKLKLAVTAGLEHYTASLGEVSLKYNLHDQAEGEMRNLLLWHACEEIEHKSVAYDVLQTISKSYVLRIFGFIVASVMFWGYAFTLQHLFIFSDPKIGFRRYFADLISARSYAKLIVFEVGKMSLLYFKPGFHPNQTGGYDLANAALATI, from the coding sequence ATGCCAGTGCAGACTCAGAAAAAGGAACGTAAAATTAAGCCCATCGATGGGAACTCGCCGACTGTGCGCAAGATGGACTTTGAAGGGTTGGATCAACTATCCGATTACTATGTTGCGGGGAATTCTTTTATCACCCACACAGTGAATGCGTATCATGTAATTTTTCCGGAAGGGGAAAGATTCTTTATTAAGAGCGTGAAAGCTTTTGCAGACCAAGTGACCGATCCTGATCTTCAGAGTCGTATCAAAGGATTTATCGGCCAAGAAGTCCAACACGGAAAGGAGCATGAGAAGGCTCTGGAAATGTTGGAGAAACAAGGTCGTCCTGTTTCTAGAATATTAAAATTTTATGCTAAGACTGCTTACGGATTCTTCTGGCCAGTTCTTGAGTTTATCTTTGGCAAAAAGCTTAAGCTTGCTGTGACTGCAGGCTTGGAGCATTATACCGCTTCCTTGGGAGAAGTTTCCTTAAAGTATAATCTCCACGACCAAGCGGAAGGTGAGATGAGAAACCTTCTTCTTTGGCACGCTTGCGAAGAGATAGAACATAAATCGGTTGCGTATGATGTTCTTCAGACGATTTCTAAAAGCTATGTGCTTAGGATCTTCGGATTTATAGTAGCATCCGTGATGTTCTGGGGATATGCATTTACTTTACAGCATCTATTTATCTTTTCAGATCCAAAGATCGGATTCCGTAGATATTTTGCGGACTTAATAAGTGCTCGTTCTTATGCAAAGCTGATTGTGTTCGAAGTGGGAAAGATGTCCCTACTTTATTTCAAACCGGGATTTCATCCGAATCAAACCGGCGGATACGATCTGGCAAACGCAGCATTGGCCACCATCTAA
- a CDS encoding HEAT repeat domain-containing protein → MSILRILSLGIISVFAFNLSAKEMIHEKLDQLFYDQVRKLDSGSLEEKIQAADYLKFVTSKLAVRPLLKALKGNPNVPKSDENSPSLKFVIAQALGAMESEISGPPMVDEIKRASALVQENDQPTFSAPDGYNLVISTGELLRNVGLLPYTKENQDAIIAGLSHSNFYIRASAADGLKNLNRKDTLSQLNSAIDKEKNPYAKVAILNAIVYINRIANQKFHDLCSFLKDESPMVRYRASMAVGEVDLKAGEYSLREALLIEHDQIVREQIKKDLANVTGFKMPANTPFYFRE, encoded by the coding sequence ATGTCTATTTTGAGAATCCTTAGCCTCGGAATCATTTCAGTTTTTGCATTCAATCTTTCTGCGAAGGAAATGATCCACGAAAAGCTGGACCAATTATTCTACGATCAAGTCAGGAAGTTGGACAGCGGAAGTTTGGAAGAAAAGATCCAAGCGGCCGACTATTTAAAATTTGTGACCAGCAAACTTGCGGTCCGTCCCCTTCTCAAAGCACTTAAAGGAAATCCGAATGTTCCTAAATCGGATGAGAATTCTCCTTCTTTAAAATTCGTGATCGCTCAGGCATTAGGAGCAATGGAGTCGGAGATCTCAGGTCCTCCTATGGTGGATGAGATCAAGAGAGCTTCTGCACTTGTGCAAGAAAATGATCAGCCGACATTTAGCGCTCCTGACGGTTATAATCTTGTGATCTCTACAGGAGAATTATTAAGGAATGTTGGCCTTTTACCTTATACCAAGGAAAACCAAGACGCAATCATCGCAGGCTTAAGCCATTCTAATTTTTATATTCGCGCCTCTGCGGCAGACGGTTTAAAGAATTTGAATAGAAAAGATACTCTAAGCCAGTTAAATTCCGCAATCGATAAGGAGAAGAATCCTTATGCGAAGGTAGCGATCTTAAATGCGATCGTTTATATCAATCGTATTGCGAACCAAAAATTCCATGATCTCTGCTCCTTCTTAAAAGATGAGTCTCCGATGGTGCGCTATCGAGCTTCTATGGCAGTTGGAGAAGTGGACTTAAAGGCCGGAGAATATTCTCTAAGAGAAGCATTGCTGATCGAGCATGACCAAATCGTAAGAGAGCAGATCAAGAAGGACCTGGCGAATGTCACTGGATTCAAGATGCCTGCCAATACTCCTTTCTATTTTAGAGAGTAG